A single region of the Methanococcoides sp. AM1 genome encodes:
- a CDS encoding DNA polymerase yields MGDVHSFKFTSTKENKGDSRKYGYFLDAQNLAEVLLQSKRISLDKAGQKLNTNVKKMKGIEHGKVTKKYIDYLIQDVETTYQVYEKLIEELDLYQIDIPPTRIFSSASLGKHALKQLAIQSFLDLNPDFPLR; encoded by the coding sequence ATGGGAGATGTTCATTCTTTCAAGTTTACATCAACTAAGGAGAATAAAGGGGATAGCAGAAAATATGGATATTTCCTTGATGCTCAAAACCTTGCTGAGGTATTGCTCCAATCAAAAAGGATCTCACTAGATAAAGCAGGACAAAAGCTCAATACCAATGTCAAGAAGATGAAAGGAATTGAGCATGGCAAAGTAACCAAGAAATATATTGATTATCTAATTCAGGATGTTGAAACAACTTATCAGGTATATGAGAAGCTTATTGAAGAGTTGGATCTGTACCAGATAGACATCCCACCAACCAGAATATTCAGTTCAGCATCTCTCGGAAAACATGCTTTAAAGCAATTGGCCATTCAATCGTTTTTAGATCTTAATCCCGATTTCCCCTTGAGATGA
- a CDS encoding nitroreductase family protein, whose translation MNVISIEPELCTNCEICVEICPMSIILPPKEGGTPYSPEDAATYCAKCGHCEVFCPEGAISTLFDSTYYQLEDDEFPSIDPSELGKYMVMRRSIRSYRDESVDTGTIEKILDISRYAPSGMNKQPVHWTIVHDPEEVKTITGLSIEWMREVVASEEDHPLKPLMPGLISSYEMGVDPICRGAPHLVIAHTPSDNPTGYTDSIIALSWFELAAQAFELGTCWAGFLAIAAASYKPLMDELELPQGHVVQYSMMFGYPEHEVKGIPGREPARVTWK comes from the coding sequence ATGAATGTAATTTCAATTGAACCTGAATTGTGTACGAACTGTGAGATATGCGTAGAGATATGTCCTATGTCTATAATTCTTCCTCCTAAGGAAGGTGGAACTCCTTACTCGCCGGAGGATGCTGCTACATATTGTGCGAAATGCGGGCATTGCGAGGTATTCTGTCCTGAAGGTGCTATCTCTACTTTGTTCGATTCAACTTATTATCAACTTGAAGACGATGAGTTTCCTTCCATAGATCCTTCTGAGCTAGGCAAATATATGGTTATGCGCCGCTCGATCAGGAGCTACAGGGATGAATCCGTGGATACGGGTACAATAGAGAAAATACTTGACATCTCTCGCTATGCTCCTTCCGGAATGAACAAGCAACCTGTACACTGGACCATTGTTCATGATCCCGAAGAAGTAAAAACGATAACTGGTTTGAGCATAGAGTGGATGCGTGAGGTCGTAGCAAGTGAAGAAGACCATCCTCTAAAGCCGCTGATGCCGGGCCTTATTTCGTCTTATGAAATGGGTGTTGATCCTATCTGCAGGGGAGCACCACATCTTGTAATAGCACACACACCATCTGATAATCCGACCGGTTACACTGACAGCATTATAGCCCTTTCGTGGTTCGAACTTGCAGCACAGGCCTTTGAGTTAGGAACATGCTGGGCAGGATTCCTTGCCATAGCAGCTGCATCTTACAAGCCACTAATGGATGAGCTGGAACTTCCTCAGGGTCATGTGGTGCAGTATTCTATGATGTTCGGATATCCCGAGCATGAGGTAAAAGGAATTCCGGGAAGGGAGCCGGCAAGAGTTACCTGGAAATAA
- a CDS encoding PGF-pre-PGF domain-containing protein produces the protein MNIYKKNKTSTKVALMLFVVLMTSIFTFAGTASASTHYVNASGEANFTTIQAAINAADTYDTIIVLDGIYYENVEVNNSVSLFAAADDALIISNSSDASVINVTADDVIIDGFNVDANNTSSSGIFVLEADNITVQNNEVFNATIEDLPSAGKYNYNLGEEVRANYSLVVLFNCSNITVDNNILTDGFAGVGYISGENIYIINNEISEVNRGIKSCLDYNGYETGTGLYIMDNIISSIGDRGIEVMSDNSVISGNTIDNVSLVNVPFPDDYSVGGIFGITAGCSNHEIVNCKITDNTISNFYLDENDISVYRQSGIKTSYVDVLTISQNMVHSFYITNTSSAYRQEGISVHYGDEYLEIVSSIDSNTIEGLYVVNSSISHQYGLDIKDYYNVSVEDNTIRSLSIDNCSSANNNIRQSGIYGKYVYYSDFENNVVDDIKFTHPIDFNEGDKQSGLFIHDSEETAIIENSISNIYADYVGQQSGIRIVDSWDMTASENDITYLDIDNGNITENSYGKQIGILLCETDNSTLSDNTVEEVNTVVPRCMEAGVLVDDIDYATVTGNTIRNSNSTGLIIGGTYDSTFSENKISNCAEGGLFIDYSEGNLIYNNYFNNEVNIISDFESESMSTAFDAAPMDGDGLLYLYLNDWNIAKTAGTNIVGGPYLGGNYWVHPNGTGFSVDTADSNKDGICDEEYRLSEDEFDFLPLAPAPTEKKSSSGSRAYVGPSQPPEGVNSTDSSILRVTGGERMEYDFGNSSGPVLGISFDSKEDKGLVVGNVQVLDDAPVDVGDYPDGIPYEIMSITLGPSGTISDENADNIIINFRVSWEWINENNIDLSTIRLMRFHNGEWQELPTIQMNDDGEFLYFNAQTPGFSVFSIVGDEAGSDASVTAEDTTEVGSEEASTESTPGFTMLFSTALLAIAAVVIRRRN, from the coding sequence ATGAATATATATAAAAAAAACAAAACGTCTACAAAAGTAGCTTTGATGTTATTTGTCGTTCTCATGACATCAATTTTTACTTTTGCAGGTACAGCAAGTGCTTCCACTCATTATGTAAATGCTAGTGGGGAAGCTAATTTTACAACTATACAGGCTGCTATTAATGCAGCAGATACTTATGATACCATTATTGTTCTTGATGGTATATATTACGAAAACGTTGAAGTCAATAATAGTGTTTCATTGTTTGCAGCTGCAGACGATGCATTGATAATTTCAAATTCATCAGATGCTTCTGTCATTAATGTGACAGCAGATGATGTTATCATTGATGGATTTAATGTCGATGCAAATAACACTTCGAGCTCGGGCATTTTTGTTCTTGAAGCTGACAATATAACTGTTCAGAACAATGAAGTGTTCAATGCAACAATTGAGGATCTGCCATCTGCTGGTAAGTATAACTATAACCTCGGAGAAGAGGTAAGAGCAAATTATTCTCTTGTTGTGCTATTCAATTGTTCAAATATTACTGTTGACAACAACATTTTGACCGATGGTTTTGCTGGTGTTGGCTATATTTCCGGAGAAAATATTTATATTATAAATAATGAGATCTCTGAAGTTAACAGGGGTATCAAATCCTGTCTTGATTATAATGGCTATGAAACTGGTACTGGTCTTTACATAATGGACAACATTATCTCCAGCATAGGGGACAGGGGTATTGAAGTCATGTCTGATAATTCTGTGATTTCTGGCAATACAATTGATAACGTTTCTTTAGTTAACGTTCCATTCCCTGATGACTATTCTGTAGGAGGAATTTTTGGTATAACAGCTGGTTGTTCCAATCATGAAATTGTGAATTGTAAAATAACTGATAATACAATAAGCAATTTTTATCTTGATGAGAATGATATAAGTGTTTACAGACAATCGGGTATTAAAACAAGTTACGTCGATGTACTTACCATTTCTCAGAATATGGTTCATTCCTTCTACATAACCAATACCTCAAGTGCTTATAGGCAGGAAGGCATTTCTGTGCATTATGGAGATGAGTATCTTGAAATAGTATCTTCTATCGATTCCAACACAATTGAAGGACTTTACGTCGTTAATTCATCAATTTCTCATCAGTATGGTCTTGATATCAAAGATTATTATAATGTTTCCGTTGAGGACAACACTATAAGATCATTGTCAATTGATAACTGTTCATCAGCTAATAATAATATCCGTCAGTCAGGAATATATGGTAAATATGTTTATTACTCCGACTTTGAGAATAATGTTGTAGATGATATAAAGTTTACTCATCCTATTGATTTCAACGAAGGCGATAAACAGAGTGGACTTTTTATTCATGACTCTGAGGAAACTGCCATAATTGAAAACTCGATTTCTAACATCTATGCAGATTATGTTGGACAACAGTCTGGAATAAGAATTGTGGACTCTTGGGACATGACAGCCTCTGAAAATGACATCACATATCTGGATATTGATAATGGTAACATTACAGAGAATAGTTATGGAAAACAAATTGGAATCCTGTTATGTGAAACTGACAACTCCACTCTTTCAGATAATACTGTTGAAGAGGTAAACACCGTTGTACCTAGATGTATGGAAGCCGGTGTGCTTGTTGATGATATTGATTACGCAACAGTAACTGGTAATACTATCAGGAATTCGAATTCCACAGGTCTTATTATAGGGGGCACATACGATAGTACTTTCTCAGAAAATAAGATCAGCAATTGTGCAGAGGGTGGCTTGTTTATAGACTACTCTGAAGGTAACTTGATCTATAATAACTATTTCAACAATGAGGTCAACATTATCTCAGATTTTGAATCTGAATCTATGTCTACAGCCTTTGATGCAGCGCCAATGGATGGTGACGGATTATTATATCTATATCTAAACGATTGGAACATCGCTAAGACAGCCGGAACAAACATTGTTGGTGGACCTTACCTCGGTGGAAACTACTGGGTGCATCCAAATGGAACCGGATTTAGTGTTGATACAGCAGACTCAAATAAGGATGGAATCTGTGATGAGGAATACCGGCTCTCAGAAGATGAGTTCGACTTCCTGCCACTTGCCCCTGCACCAACTGAGAAAAAGAGCAGTTCCGGAAGCCGTGCATATGTTGGTCCAAGCCAGCCTCCTGAAGGTGTGAATTCAACCGATTCTTCTATCCTGCGTGTAACTGGTGGCGAGCGTATGGAATATGATTTCGGTAATTCAAGTGGTCCTGTTCTTGGAATAAGCTTTGATTCAAAAGAAGACAAAGGTCTTGTGGTTGGTAACGTCCAGGTTTTGGATGATGCCCCTGTAGATGTTGGAGATTACCCTGATGGAATACCATATGAGATCATGAGTATCACTCTTGGACCTTCAGGCACGATCTCTGATGAGAATGCTGATAACATTATCATAAACTTCAGGGTGAGCTGGGAATGGATCAATGAAAATAACATCGATCTCTCCACAATTCGCCTCATGAGATTCCACAATGGTGAATGGCAGGAGCTTCCAACCATCCAGATGAACGATGATGGTGAGTTCCTTTACTTCAATGCTCAGACACCTGGATTCTCTGTATTCAGTATTGTCGGAGATGAAGCAGGAAGCGATGCGTCTGTTACAGCAGAAGATACAACTGAAGTTGGATCTGAGGAAGCAAGTACTGAATCAACTCCTGGATTCACAATGCTCTTCTCAACAGCATTACTTGCAATTGCAGCAGTTGTTATCAGAAGAAGGAACTGA
- a CDS encoding acyltransferase family protein produces MDDKKPERRYDLDWLRVIAILAVLIFHSTRFFDPMDWDVKNNVLSENIMVLVLFIVQWLMPLFFLISGMSIYFVLSFRTKGQFIKSRFLRIMVPYLLVGIFVILPPQHYLRLLSSGESGITLLEFYSTYLTDIFVNAFPGINLPMGHLWYLYYLFVFSMVMLPIFAYLGTESGRSIISRIASIFEKSGAILLLSLPIGVLTAILDPTSFAGNPNYFGGWGILVYPIILFYGYLIASNKKLEESIQKHGKIALVLALTTFPIILWFIQSVLDGTFQFGSYGYAGVMLLRSFNMWCWMVAFLGYGKKYLNFNNSTLKYANEGLIAFYILHQTVIQIVGFFIAGWDMGIFPKYIILATTSFIAILMIYEIAIRRINIVRFLFGMKPKK; encoded by the coding sequence ATGGATGATAAAAAACCTGAGAGACGTTATGATCTGGACTGGCTAAGAGTTATAGCTATACTTGCAGTTTTGATTTTTCATTCCACGAGGTTTTTTGATCCCATGGACTGGGATGTGAAAAACAACGTACTGAGCGAAAATATAATGGTATTGGTCTTGTTTATAGTTCAGTGGTTAATGCCATTGTTCTTCCTGATATCAGGTATGAGCATATATTTTGTGCTGAGTTTCAGGACAAAGGGACAGTTCATAAAGTCGCGATTTCTGCGCATCATGGTCCCCTACCTTTTAGTAGGCATATTTGTCATACTTCCTCCCCAGCATTATCTGAGGCTGTTAAGCAGTGGAGAATCAGGAATTACATTGCTGGAGTTTTATTCTACATATCTTACAGACATTTTTGTTAATGCATTCCCGGGTATAAACCTGCCAATGGGTCATCTCTGGTATCTTTACTATCTTTTCGTATTTTCTATGGTAATGCTCCCGATTTTTGCTTATCTTGGAACTGAATCAGGAAGATCGATCATTTCACGCATTGCTTCCATTTTTGAAAAGTCCGGAGCTATATTGCTGTTATCATTACCAATTGGTGTCCTTACTGCAATTCTTGACCCAACATCATTTGCAGGTAACCCGAATTATTTTGGTGGATGGGGTATATTGGTCTATCCTATCATTCTGTTTTATGGATATCTTATAGCCTCCAATAAAAAATTAGAGGAATCCATTCAGAAGCATGGGAAAATTGCATTGGTATTAGCCCTAACAACTTTCCCGATTATTCTATGGTTTATACAATCCGTACTTGATGGGACATTCCAGTTCGGAAGCTATGGATACGCAGGAGTTATGCTGCTTCGTTCATTCAATATGTGGTGCTGGATGGTTGCCTTCCTTGGCTATGGAAAGAAATACCTGAACTTTAACAACAGTACACTGAAATACGCAAATGAAGGACTTATCGCCTTTTATATACTTCATCAAACAGTGATCCAGATAGTGGGATTCTTTATTGCAGGCTGGGATATGGGAATTTTCCCCAAGTACATTATACTCGCCACTACATCGTTCATAGCGATTTTGATGATATATGAAATTGCAATCAGACGCATCAATATAGTCAGATTCCTTTTCGGTATGAAACCAAAAAAGTAA
- a CDS encoding 2TM domain-containing protein encodes MEEQDQKLLRAQERVSELKKFYNHVIVYLVIMAILFFIDYSDRGNWWVQWPMVVWGIFVVIQGINVSKIGKNWEDKKIKEIMEKDEK; translated from the coding sequence ATGGAAGAACAAGACCAAAAATTATTACGTGCTCAGGAAAGGGTATCGGAACTCAAAAAGTTCTATAATCATGTAATAGTGTATCTGGTGATCATGGCCATACTGTTTTTTATCGACTATTCTGATAGAGGAAACTGGTGGGTTCAGTGGCCAATGGTTGTATGGGGAATCTTTGTAGTGATACAGGGAATTAATGTTAGCAAAATCGGTAAAAACTGGGAAGACAAAAAGATTAAGGAGATTATGGAAAAAGACGAAAAATAA
- a CDS encoding SulP family inorganic anion transporter, whose translation MAFIEQLKNDQLNFKNEVLSGMTVSLALVPEAVAFSIIANVSPLVGLYSAFIIGLITALIGGRPGMISGATGAIAVVVVALVIRHGIEYLFAAVILMGIIQMTIGFLKLGKFIRLVPHAVMFGFVNGLAIVIFMAQLSQFKFSDINGIEHWLGGQALLVMLGFVGLTMAIIYLMPKLTKAVPASLTAIIVVSAIVIFFQVQTRTVGDIASIAGGFPEFHLPQVPLNLETLKIVFPYSLVMALVGLIESLLTLTVIDEMTETRSRANKESVAQGVANFVCGLFGGMGGCAMIGQSLININSGARNRLSAVVAAVGLLLIVLVGSPLIEKIPMAALVGVMFVVAIGTFEWASLKIFRKVPMTDVIVMVVVAGITVIFHNLAVAVIAGVIISALAFAWENAKLVRAREIVDDNGIKHYEFFGPLFFGSVTEFQSKFDVLNDPDEIIIDLKESRVVDHSAIEALNKITERYAKVGKKVHLRHLSEDCLVLLDNASAIIDVNHWEDPHYKVPSDILG comes from the coding sequence ATGGCGTTTATAGAACAACTAAAGAACGATCAATTGAACTTCAAAAATGAGGTATTATCCGGGATGACAGTTTCACTGGCACTTGTGCCTGAAGCTGTAGCCTTCTCAATAATAGCAAATGTTAGTCCATTGGTTGGGCTCTATTCTGCATTCATCATTGGATTAATAACCGCACTTATTGGTGGCAGACCAGGAATGATATCAGGTGCTACCGGTGCAATAGCAGTTGTAGTTGTGGCCCTGGTGATCAGGCACGGAATTGAGTATCTTTTTGCTGCCGTAATTCTAATGGGAATAATCCAAATGACTATTGGTTTTTTGAAATTAGGTAAATTTATCCGACTTGTACCACATGCAGTTATGTTCGGCTTTGTGAATGGCCTGGCTATAGTAATATTCATGGCTCAGCTTTCCCAGTTCAAATTTAGTGATATCAACGGGATAGAACATTGGCTGGGAGGACAAGCACTTCTGGTCATGTTAGGTTTTGTAGGATTGACCATGGCTATAATCTATTTGATGCCAAAGCTAACAAAAGCTGTTCCTGCTTCACTAACTGCAATTATAGTTGTTTCAGCCATTGTCATCTTTTTCCAGGTCCAGACAAGAACAGTTGGGGATATTGCATCAATTGCAGGCGGTTTTCCTGAATTCCATCTTCCACAGGTCCCTCTCAATCTGGAAACATTAAAGATAGTATTCCCTTATTCGCTGGTCATGGCATTGGTTGGATTGATCGAAAGCCTGTTGACGCTGACCGTGATCGATGAAATGACAGAGACAAGAAGCAGGGCAAATAAAGAGAGTGTTGCACAGGGTGTTGCTAATTTTGTTTGCGGACTCTTTGGAGGCATGGGTGGATGTGCCATGATAGGACAAAGTCTCATTAACATCAATTCAGGTGCCAGAAACCGACTTTCAGCCGTCGTTGCAGCCGTTGGATTATTACTAATTGTGTTAGTAGGTTCTCCCCTTATCGAAAAGATACCAATGGCAGCATTGGTTGGTGTAATGTTCGTTGTTGCTATCGGAACATTTGAATGGGCATCATTGAAGATATTCAGAAAAGTGCCTATGACCGATGTAATTGTGATGGTTGTCGTTGCAGGTATAACAGTTATCTTCCACAATCTTGCGGTCGCTGTAATTGCAGGTGTCATCATTTCTGCATTGGCCTTTGCATGGGAAAATGCCAAACTGGTGCGTGCAAGAGAGATCGTTGATGATAACGGGATCAAGCACTACGAATTTTTTGGCCCGTTGTTCTTTGGTTCAGTAACTGAATTTCAAAGTAAATTTGATGTATTAAATGACCCTGATGAGATAATTATAGATCTCAAAGAATCAAGAGTTGTTGACCATTCTGCAATTGAAGCATTGAATAAGATAACTGAACGCTATGCCAAGGTTGGAAAAAAGGTTCATCTGCGACATTTAAGCGAAGATTGCCTGGTACTTTTGGACAATGCATCTGCCATAATTGATGTCAATCACTGGGAAGATCCGCATTACAAAGTTCCTTCTGATATATTAGGATAA
- a CDS encoding DMT family transporter — MIPAEFLVVFFGLMAAISWGAGDFSGGFASKRANVYSVVLITQAVGVFLLAASAYLMAEKMPPLGGMLWGAVAGVFISIGLLALYRGLSQGRMGFVAPISAVVAASVPVIYGAFYEGLPAVHQMIGFAFAFVAVWLIAGGGDESSKIERTDLILPLIAGTGFGLFFISIDRVSDTAVLWPLTAARIAAVITLIIFIALSKQVYLPPKNVLPVIIIAGVFDTGGNTFFALASQAGRLDIASITSSLYPAGTVLLAWLILKEKLSLKQWIGVAAALVAIVFISA, encoded by the coding sequence ATGATACCTGCTGAATTTCTTGTGGTTTTTTTTGGACTTATGGCAGCCATATCCTGGGGTGCCGGAGATTTCAGCGGTGGATTCGCATCTAAACGTGCCAATGTATATAGTGTGGTCCTGATAACCCAGGCAGTCGGGGTTTTCCTTCTTGCAGCTTCAGCTTATCTGATGGCAGAAAAAATGCCACCTCTTGGCGGTATGCTCTGGGGAGCTGTTGCCGGAGTATTCATCAGCATCGGGCTTCTGGCACTTTATCGTGGGCTCTCACAGGGAAGGATGGGATTTGTTGCACCGATCTCCGCGGTGGTAGCTGCTTCTGTACCGGTCATTTACGGTGCATTCTATGAAGGATTGCCTGCTGTTCATCAAATGATCGGTTTTGCTTTTGCATTTGTAGCAGTCTGGCTCATTGCAGGTGGAGGAGATGAGAGCAGCAAGATAGAACGCACAGACCTTATACTCCCGTTGATCGCCGGAACTGGATTCGGACTGTTCTTCATATCCATCGACAGGGTCAGTGATACGGCTGTACTCTGGCCACTTACTGCTGCAAGGATCGCAGCTGTGATCACATTGATCATATTTATTGCTTTGAGCAAGCAGGTGTACCTACCTCCGAAAAATGTCCTACCCGTAATTATCATTGCAGGTGTCTTTGATACAGGTGGAAACACCTTTTTTGCTCTGGCTTCCCAGGCAGGTCGGCTCGATATAGCTTCCATTACGTCTTCCCTTTACCCTGCAGGCACAGTATTGCTTGCATGGCTGATACTCAAAGAAAAGCTCTCTTTAAAGCAATGGATCGGAGTAGCTGCTGCTCTGGTTGCGATAGTTTTCATCTCAGCCTGA
- a CDS encoding pirin family protein, with translation MGVTRSIKKIMKSMPTIEGAGVHLKRAFGFNHVPQLDPFLLLDDFHSNDPKEYIMGFPWHPHRGMETITYMLSGEVEHGDSMGNKGLIESGDVQWMTAGSGIVHQEMPKGKEGTTLWGFQLWANLPASHKMMEPRYREVKSEKIPEIMMDNGARIKIICGEVNGTKGPVQDIVTDPEYLDVTVPPETSFSHPTKPGYTVFAYVLEGEGSFGKDQEPYSFEMEGPKYFDLSEASSIGRENLVMFDDGDEIVATAGNKGLRFLLVSGKPINEPVAWYGPIVMNTQEELKVAFEEYRNGTFIKSGNSD, from the coding sequence ATGGGAGTTACAAGATCCATCAAAAAAATAATGAAGAGCATGCCGACCATTGAAGGAGCAGGAGTTCACCTGAAAAGAGCCTTCGGATTCAATCATGTCCCACAACTGGACCCTTTCCTGTTGCTTGATGATTTCCATTCAAATGATCCGAAAGAATACATAATGGGATTTCCCTGGCATCCTCACAGAGGAATGGAAACGATCACCTATATGCTGTCCGGAGAGGTGGAACACGGTGACAGCATGGGGAACAAGGGCCTCATTGAATCAGGGGATGTGCAATGGATGACCGCTGGAAGCGGGATAGTTCATCAGGAAATGCCAAAGGGAAAGGAAGGAACAACTCTCTGGGGGTTCCAGCTTTGGGCCAACCTGCCGGCATCGCACAAAATGATGGAACCACGGTATCGGGAAGTTAAGAGCGAGAAGATACCGGAAATCATGATGGATAACGGTGCACGTATCAAGATCATTTGCGGTGAGGTTAATGGCACAAAAGGTCCTGTACAGGATATTGTAACAGACCCGGAATATCTGGATGTTACAGTTCCTCCTGAAACATCATTCTCACATCCGACAAAGCCCGGTTATACAGTCTTTGCTTATGTTCTCGAAGGTGAAGGCTCCTTTGGAAAAGATCAGGAACCATATTCCTTCGAAATGGAGGGTCCAAAATATTTCGACCTCAGTGAAGCCTCTTCAATTGGACGCGAGAATCTGGTTATGTTCGATGATGGTGATGAGATAGTAGCAACGGCGGGGAATAAAGGATTAAGATTCCTGCTCGTTTCGGGAAAGCCCATCAATGAACCGGTTGCCTGGTATGGTCCTATCGTGATGAACACACAGGAAGAATTGAAGGTGGCTTTTGAGGAATATAGGAATGGGACTTTTATTAAATCGGGCAATTCAGATTGA
- a CDS encoding DUF4097 family beta strand repeat-containing protein — MNKYQLTFLLFSTLIVAAVSGCTTYGPDYGAEEIEYFSGEYEADNNTTLTVNNINGQIEINRWDGDKVELEAIKRTNYGEDELQKVNIIVNEIDDELKVETKYPALENVRVSVDINIKVPENVTVDIIETTNGNIVISDTKGNTTAITTNGNIAISNVKGYITAISSNGALDIQRTTGIGDLQTTNGRIEAHILDIRDDVDIRCTNGAIILFIDPSLDADIEMETTNGHISISEVELVATNLESTHVEGVIGEGGNKMHIRTTNGNVNLNKLVV; from the coding sequence ATGAACAAATACCAACTTACATTCCTATTATTTTCAACACTGATCGTAGCTGCTGTTTCAGGCTGCACGACCTACGGACCGGACTACGGAGCTGAAGAGATAGAATATTTCAGCGGAGAATATGAAGCAGATAACAACACAACCTTGACCGTTAACAACATAAACGGACAGATCGAGATCAATCGCTGGGATGGCGATAAGGTCGAATTGGAAGCCATCAAAAGAACAAATTATGGTGAAGATGAACTTCAAAAAGTTAACATTATTGTCAATGAGATCGATGATGAGCTGAAAGTGGAAACGAAATATCCTGCTCTTGAAAATGTCAGGGTCTCAGTTGACATTAACATCAAGGTTCCGGAGAATGTTACAGTTGACATTATAGAAACAACCAATGGAAACATAGTGATCTCAGACACAAAGGGAAATACTACAGCTATAACCACCAATGGAAATATAGCAATAAGCAACGTCAAAGGATACATAACAGCAATATCAAGCAATGGTGCACTGGATATTCAGAGAACAACAGGTATCGGCGACCTGCAGACCACCAATGGAAGAATAGAGGCCCATATACTTGACATCAGAGATGATGTAGACATCAGGTGCACCAATGGGGCGATCATACTCTTTATTGATCCGTCATTGGACGCCGATATCGAGATGGAAACAACCAATGGCCATATTTCAATAAGTGAAGTGGAATTGGTAGCAACAAATCTGGAATCAACTCATGTAGAAGGAGTCATTGGTGAAGGTGGCAATAAAATGCATATCAGAACAACAAATGGAAATGTGAACCTTAACAAACTTGTCGTTTGA
- a CDS encoding class I SAM-dependent methyltransferase, whose translation MTRSVFDNLPQRYDLLLKQALPNWEIFFATVVEYIPEGKNEILELGSGTGFLTSMIRKARPEVSITCIDNDPDMLAIAKEKPELKDVTFIEGDILKMWPETSCDLVISTQCLFALPADEKARIFEQIYDSLKPGGMLIEGDIVRPESKWEEMIYRSQWKKYMLEQGMSPEDTEEMLLSLDRVSDRIDTLAEFRGRLEEAGFEGIFSPYWYEMYAVLVASR comes from the coding sequence ATGACCCGATCTGTTTTTGATAACCTTCCCCAAAGATATGACCTTCTACTAAAACAGGCTCTTCCAAATTGGGAGATTTTCTTTGCCACGGTCGTTGAATACATCCCTGAAGGGAAAAACGAAATACTTGAGCTGGGCAGTGGAACTGGTTTTCTTACCAGCATGATCCGGAAAGCCAGACCTGAAGTATCAATTACCTGCATTGATAATGATCCTGATATGCTGGCGATAGCTAAGGAAAAGCCTGAACTCAAAGATGTTACCTTTATCGAAGGCGACATCCTGAAAATGTGGCCTGAGACCTCTTGTGATCTTGTGATCTCTACGCAATGTCTCTTTGCTTTACCAGCAGATGAAAAAGCACGTATTTTCGAACAGATATATGATTCTCTCAAACCAGGCGGTATGTTGATCGAAGGTGACATTGTCAGACCTGAAAGCAAATGGGAAGAGATGATATATAGGTCACAATGGAAAAAGTATATGCTGGAGCAGGGTATGTCGCCTGAGGATACTGAAGAGATGTTGCTTTCTCTGGACCGGGTATCTGACAGGATCGATACACTTGCAGAATTTCGGGGAAGGCTGGAAGAAGCCGGGTTCGAAGGAATTTTTTCCCCTTACTGGTACGAAATGTATGCGGTTCTTGTAGCTTCCCGATAA